The Streptomyces sp. CC0208 genome window below encodes:
- a CDS encoding sugar ABC transporter permease gives MTDTTQKAAVEVIPAAPAPAPATRRTRLRRGVTPWLFLVAPLALLITFTYAPIVNMLAYSFTDWDGVSPVLHYTGTENYQEVFTRPDLFEVFWVSGYYLAASAVQIVLALYFATVLSFNVRFRNFFKGVLFFPYLINGVAIGFVFLYFFQDGGTLDSVLSLFGVHTDHAWLGTPASANTSLAGVSVWRYLGLNFVLFLGAIQSIPGELYEAAELDGAGRWHQFRYIIAPGIKPVLTLTVILSISGSLSVFEIPYIMTGGATGTETFVIQTVNLAFRFNKTGLASAAAVVLLLIILLVTWVQRRLVPDDKVDLV, from the coding sequence ATGACGGACACGACACAGAAGGCGGCCGTGGAGGTGATCCCGGCCGCCCCCGCCCCGGCCCCCGCCACGCGCCGGACCCGGCTCCGGCGGGGCGTCACCCCGTGGCTGTTCCTGGTCGCCCCGCTCGCGCTGCTGATCACCTTCACCTACGCGCCGATCGTCAACATGCTCGCGTACAGCTTCACCGACTGGGACGGCGTCAGCCCCGTCCTGCACTACACGGGCACGGAGAACTACCAGGAGGTCTTCACCCGCCCGGATCTCTTCGAGGTCTTCTGGGTCAGCGGCTACTACCTCGCCGCCTCCGCGGTCCAGATCGTCCTCGCGCTCTACTTCGCGACGGTCCTGAGCTTCAACGTCCGCTTCCGGAACTTCTTCAAGGGCGTGCTCTTCTTCCCGTACCTGATCAACGGGGTCGCGATCGGGTTCGTGTTCCTCTACTTCTTCCAGGACGGCGGCACCCTCGACTCGGTGCTGAGCCTGTTCGGGGTCCACACCGACCACGCCTGGCTCGGCACCCCCGCCTCCGCGAACACCTCGCTGGCCGGCGTCTCCGTCTGGCGCTACCTGGGCCTGAACTTCGTCCTCTTCCTGGGCGCGATCCAGTCGATCCCGGGGGAGCTGTACGAGGCCGCGGAGCTGGACGGCGCGGGCCGCTGGCACCAGTTCCGCTACATCATCGCGCCGGGCATCAAACCGGTCCTGACGCTGACGGTGATCCTCTCGATCTCCGGCTCGCTCTCGGTCTTCGAGATCCCGTACATCATGACCGGCGGCGCGACCGGCACCGAGACCTTCGTGATCCAGACGGTCAACCTGGCCTTCCGGTTCAACAAGACGGGCCTGGCCTCGGCCGCCGCCGTCGTCCTCCTGCTGATCATCCTGCTGGTGACCTGGGTGCAGCGGCGCCTGGTCCCCGACGACAAGGTGGACCTCGTATGA
- a CDS encoding FAD-dependent oxidoreductase, producing the protein MNMSRTRDTRERLVVIGGDAAGMSAASQARRMRDPDELEIVAFERGHFTSYSACGIPYWVGGDVAGPDQLIARTPEEHRERGIDLRMRTEVTEIDVERQRVRARDLDSGAESWTSYDKLVIATGARPIRPDMPGADAPGVHGVQTLDDGQALIDTLAHTRGRRAVVVGAGYIGVEMAEALINRDYEVTVLNRGSEPMSTLDPDMGRLVHEAMEGLGITMVNDTEVTKVLTGDDGRVRAVATQDAEYPADVVVLGIGVRPETTLAKAAGLPLGEHGGLLTDLAMRVRGHENIWAGGDCVEVLDLVSGQERHIALGTHANKHGQVIGTGVGGGYATFPGVVGTAVSKVCDLEIARTGLREKDARRVGLQFVSVTIESTSRAGYYSGASPMTVKMLAERRTGRLLGVQIVGREGAGKRVDIAAVALTAGMTVERMTALDLGYAPPFSPVWDPVLVAARKAVAKVRGS; encoded by the coding sequence ATGAACATGAGCCGTACGCGGGACACGAGGGAACGTCTGGTCGTGATCGGCGGCGACGCCGCGGGGATGTCCGCGGCGTCGCAGGCCCGTCGGATGAGGGACCCCGACGAGCTGGAGATCGTGGCGTTCGAGCGGGGCCACTTCACCTCCTACTCGGCGTGCGGCATCCCGTACTGGGTGGGCGGGGACGTCGCCGGGCCGGACCAGTTGATCGCCCGTACGCCCGAGGAGCACCGGGAGCGCGGCATCGACCTGCGCATGCGCACCGAGGTCACGGAGATCGACGTCGAACGGCAGCGGGTACGCGCGCGTGACCTCGATTCGGGGGCCGAGTCCTGGACGTCGTACGACAAACTCGTGATCGCGACCGGCGCCCGCCCGATCCGCCCGGACATGCCGGGCGCCGACGCCCCCGGTGTGCACGGGGTGCAGACCCTCGACGACGGCCAGGCGCTGATCGACACGCTGGCACACACGCGTGGCCGCAGGGCGGTGGTGGTGGGCGCCGGGTACATCGGCGTGGAGATGGCCGAAGCGCTGATCAACCGTGACTACGAGGTGACGGTCCTCAACCGGGGCAGTGAGCCCATGTCGACGCTCGACCCGGACATGGGCCGCCTGGTGCACGAGGCCATGGAGGGCCTGGGCATCACCATGGTCAACGACACCGAGGTGACCAAGGTGCTCACCGGCGACGACGGCCGGGTCCGCGCGGTGGCCACGCAGGACGCGGAGTATCCGGCGGACGTGGTGGTGCTCGGTATCGGGGTACGCCCCGAGACGACCCTCGCGAAGGCGGCCGGCCTGCCCCTGGGCGAGCACGGCGGCCTGCTGACGGACCTCGCGATGCGGGTGCGCGGCCACGAGAACATCTGGGCGGGCGGTGACTGCGTGGAGGTCCTCGACCTGGTGTCGGGGCAGGAGCGGCACATCGCGCTCGGCACCCACGCCAACAAGCACGGGCAGGTCATCGGCACGGGCGTCGGCGGCGGCTACGCCACCTTCCCCGGGGTCGTCGGCACGGCCGTCAGCAAGGTCTGCGACCTGGAGATCGCCCGCACCGGGCTGCGCGAGAAGGACGCGCGCCGGGTGGGCCTGCAGTTCGTGTCGGTCACGATCGAGTCCACCAGCCGGGCCGGCTACTACTCGGGCGCCTCCCCCATGACGGTGAAGATGCTCGCCGAGCGCCGCACGGGGCGGCTGCTCGGCGTGCAGATCGTCGGACGAGAGGGCGCGGGCAAACGGGTCGACATCGCCGCGGTGGCCCTGACGGCGGGGATGACGGTGGAGCGGATGACGGCCCTGGACCTGGGGTACGCGCCGCCGTTCAGCCCGGTGTGGGACCCGGTGCTGGTGGCGGCCAGGAAGGCCGTCGCGAAGGTGCGGGGCTCCTGA
- the hemE gene encoding uroporphyrinogen decarboxylase, with protein sequence MSAHQTPPPATYESAFLKACRREPVPHTPVWFMRQAGRSLPEYRKVREGIPMLESCARPELVAEITLQPVRRHNVDAAIYYSDIVVPLKAIGIDLDIKPGVGPVVEHPIRTRADLAQLRDLTPEDVSYVTEAIGLLTRELGPTPLIGFAGAPFTLASYLVEGGPSRTYENAKSMMYGDPELWADLLDRLAEITAAFLKVQIEAGASAVQLFDSWAGALAPADYRRSVLPASAKVFKAVEGYGVPRIHFGVGTGELLQLMGEAGADVVGVDWRVPLDEAARRVGPGKALQGNLDPTVLFASTEAVEAKTREVLDSAEGLEGHVFNLGHGVMPSTDPDALTRLVEYVHTHTAR encoded by the coding sequence GTGAGTGCACACCAAACGCCGCCGCCGGCCACGTACGAATCCGCCTTCCTCAAGGCCTGCCGGCGCGAACCCGTGCCGCACACCCCCGTGTGGTTCATGCGCCAGGCCGGGCGCTCGCTGCCCGAGTACCGCAAGGTGCGCGAGGGCATCCCGATGCTCGAGTCCTGCGCGCGGCCCGAACTGGTCGCCGAGATCACGCTTCAGCCGGTGCGCCGCCACAACGTGGACGCGGCGATCTACTACAGCGACATCGTCGTCCCGCTCAAGGCCATCGGCATCGACCTCGACATCAAGCCCGGCGTCGGCCCGGTCGTCGAGCACCCGATCCGCACCCGCGCCGACCTGGCCCAGCTGCGCGACCTCACCCCCGAGGACGTCTCCTACGTCACCGAGGCCATCGGCCTGCTGACCCGGGAGCTCGGCCCGACCCCCCTCATCGGATTCGCGGGCGCGCCTTTCACCCTCGCGAGTTACCTCGTCGAGGGCGGCCCGTCCCGCACGTACGAGAACGCCAAGTCGATGATGTACGGCGACCCCGAGCTGTGGGCCGACCTCCTCGACCGCCTCGCCGAGATCACCGCCGCCTTCCTGAAGGTCCAGATCGAGGCCGGCGCCTCCGCCGTCCAGCTCTTCGACTCCTGGGCCGGCGCCCTCGCCCCCGCCGACTACCGCCGCTCGGTGCTGCCCGCCTCCGCGAAGGTCTTCAAGGCGGTCGAGGGATACGGCGTCCCCCGCATCCACTTCGGCGTCGGCACCGGTGAGCTGCTGCAGCTCATGGGCGAGGCCGGCGCGGACGTCGTCGGCGTCGACTGGCGTGTCCCGCTCGACGAGGCCGCCCGCCGCGTCGGCCCCGGCAAGGCGCTCCAGGGCAACCTCGACCCGACGGTCCTGTTCGCCTCCACGGAGGCCGTCGAGGCCAAGACCCGCGAGGTCCTGGACTCCGCCGAGGGCCTGGAGGGCCACGTCTTCAACCTCGGTCACGGCGTCATGCCGTCCACCGACCCGGACGCGCTGACCCGCCTCGTCGAGTACGTCCACACGCACACCGCCCGCTGA
- a CDS encoding carbohydrate ABC transporter permease — protein sequence MTRRTLTRALVHLSLLAATVVVLLPLVVVLLTSLKSEKEMANTSGALDLPDDPLNFHNYVAAFQDGGMLSAFTNTGIILLVSVGGTVLIGSMTAYAIDRFTFRFKKLVVALFLTAALVPGVTTQVATFQIVNSLGMFDSLWAPIVLYMGTDIVSIYIFLQFVRSIPISLDESARLDGANAFTIYRKIIFPLLKPATATVVIVKGITVYNDFYIPFLYMPSEDLGVISTSLFRFKGPYAAHWEVISAGAVLVILPTLIVFLSLQRFIYNGFMRGATR from the coding sequence ATGACCCGCCGTACGCTCACCCGCGCCCTGGTCCACCTGTCACTGCTCGCCGCGACGGTGGTCGTCCTGCTCCCGCTCGTCGTCGTCCTGCTCACCTCCCTCAAGTCGGAGAAGGAGATGGCGAACACGAGCGGGGCCCTCGACCTCCCGGACGACCCGCTGAACTTCCACAACTACGTGGCGGCCTTCCAGGACGGCGGGATGCTCTCCGCCTTCACCAACACGGGGATCATCCTGCTGGTCTCGGTCGGCGGCACGGTCCTCATCGGGTCGATGACGGCCTACGCCATCGACCGCTTCACCTTCCGCTTCAAGAAGCTGGTGGTGGCGCTCTTCCTGACGGCCGCCCTGGTCCCCGGCGTCACCACCCAGGTGGCCACGTTCCAGATCGTCAACAGCCTCGGCATGTTCGACTCGCTGTGGGCGCCGATCGTCCTCTACATGGGCACGGACATCGTCTCGATCTACATCTTCCTGCAGTTCGTCCGCTCGATCCCGATCTCCCTGGACGAATCGGCCCGCCTGGACGGCGCCAACGCCTTCACGATCTACCGGAAGATCATTTTCCCGCTGCTGAAGCCTGCGACGGCGACCGTGGTGATCGTGAAGGGCATCACGGTCTACAACGACTTCTACATCCCGTTCCTCTACATGCCCTCGGAAGATCTTGGCGTGATCTCGACGTCGCTTTTCCGCTTCAAGGGCCCGTACGCGGCCCACTGGGAGGTGATCTCGGCAGGAGCGGTCCTGGTGATCCTGCCCACGCTCATCGTCTTCCTGTCGTTGCAGCGCTTCATCTACAACGGCTTCATGAGGGGCGCGACCAGATGA
- a CDS encoding ribonuclease D — protein sequence MTDAQETAADVSLRTTGGGPPDDGESSAAEAPIPLLEPREGIPPVIADEDALAEVIAAFAAGSGPVAVDAERASGYRYGQRAYLVQLRRAGAGTALIDPVACPDLSGLGEALSGAEWVLHAATQDLPCLREIGMIPSRLFDTELAGRIAGFPRVGLGAMVEGVLGFVLEKGHSAVDWSTRPLPEPWLRYAALDVELLVDLRDALEKELDRQGKLEWALQEFDAIASAPPAEPRKDPWRRTSGMHKVRRRRQLAVVRELWEARDRIARRRDVSPGKVLSDTAIVEAALALPVNVHALAALNGFGHRTGRRQLEQWQAAVDRARALPEAQLPQPGQSVTGPPPPRAWADKDPAAAARLSAARAAVSALAETLNMPQENLITPDTVRRVCWEPPAEVSAESVGAALAGYGARPWQVEQVTPVLVAALSA from the coding sequence GTGACCGACGCCCAAGAGACCGCAGCAGACGTTTCACTGCGAACCACCGGAGGCGGCCCTCCGGACGATGGCGAATCTTCTGCCGCGGAGGCTCCGATCCCGCTGCTGGAGCCGCGCGAGGGCATTCCGCCCGTGATCGCCGACGAGGACGCGCTCGCCGAGGTGATCGCCGCGTTCGCCGCGGGCTCCGGCCCCGTCGCCGTCGACGCCGAGCGGGCGTCCGGCTACCGCTACGGACAGCGCGCGTATCTCGTGCAGCTGCGCCGCGCGGGCGCGGGGACCGCGCTGATCGACCCCGTGGCCTGTCCCGATCTCTCGGGTCTCGGCGAGGCGCTCTCCGGGGCCGAGTGGGTGCTGCACGCCGCCACGCAGGATCTTCCGTGTCTGCGCGAGATAGGCATGATCCCCTCGCGCCTCTTCGACACCGAGCTGGCCGGGCGGATCGCCGGGTTCCCCCGGGTCGGGCTCGGCGCGATGGTCGAGGGAGTGCTCGGCTTCGTCCTGGAGAAGGGGCACTCGGCCGTCGACTGGTCGACCCGTCCGCTGCCCGAGCCGTGGCTGCGCTACGCCGCCCTCGACGTGGAGCTCCTCGTCGACCTGCGGGACGCGTTGGAGAAGGAGCTCGACCGGCAGGGAAAGCTGGAGTGGGCGCTTCAGGAGTTCGACGCGATCGCCTCCGCCCCGCCGGCCGAACCGCGCAAGGATCCCTGGCGCCGGACCTCCGGAATGCACAAGGTACGGCGGCGGCGGCAGCTGGCCGTCGTGCGCGAGCTGTGGGAGGCGCGGGACCGGATCGCCCGGCGGCGGGACGTGTCACCGGGCAAGGTGCTGTCCGACACGGCGATCGTCGAGGCCGCGCTGGCCCTGCCGGTCAACGTGCACGCGCTGGCCGCGCTGAACGGGTTCGGGCATCGGACGGGACGGCGGCAGCTGGAGCAGTGGCAGGCGGCCGTCGACCGGGCCAGAGCCCTGCCCGAGGCGCAGCTGCCGCAGCCCGGGCAGTCGGTGACGGGACCTCCGCCGCCGCGCGCCTGGGCCGACAAGGATCCTGCGGCGGCCGCGCGGTTGTCCGCCGCGCGGGCCGCGGTGTCCGCGCTGGCCGAGACGCTGAACATGCCTCAGGAGAACCTGATCACTCCGGACACCGTCCGGCGGGTCTGCTGGGAGCCGCCGGCCGAGGTCAGTGCGGAGTCGGTGGGAGCGGCGTTGGCTGGTTACGGGGCTCGGCCCTGGCAGGTCGAGCAGGTGACTCCGGTGTTGGTGGCCGCGCTGTCCGCCTAG
- a CDS encoding ABC transporter substrate-binding protein produces MNRRTVLSLAVVVSAALLLPGCTGTGGSSKGADAKAPDDPSKVTGTIKVLTVRTDLVQDGTMKKYAAEFNKTYPKVKVEFEALTNYEAEVKIRMNTENYGDVLLIPAVIKKADYPRFFASLGTAAERGKKYRFTDYTTVDGKVYGQSPIGVAPGFVYNKRIWKEAGVTEWPTTPAEFIQDLKAIKAKTDAIPYYTNFAAGWTLTSWTYVDGAVHCDPQATTELADGDPWAKGADLRVGDTLLHDIVKAGLVEKDPTTSNWEESKPRTAKGEIATQWLGTWAIVQFRDAAEKAGVNPDDIGFMPFPSQTDGKFCATVAPDYNQAVNVHSKHKEAARAWIDWFTDKSTYGRDNLAISPLKNASMPEVLKPYEERGVKLIEVDDSKGARVKQLDSDSEVGIYAPEYRQNLVDLARGARKGSLDSFLGDLSKRWTDAQKNLGS; encoded by the coding sequence ATGAACCGCCGTACTGTCCTGTCCCTGGCCGTGGTCGTGAGTGCCGCCCTGCTGCTGCCGGGTTGCACCGGCACCGGAGGATCCTCGAAGGGCGCCGACGCCAAGGCTCCTGACGACCCGTCGAAGGTCACCGGAACCATCAAGGTCCTCACCGTCCGCACCGACCTCGTGCAGGACGGCACGATGAAGAAGTACGCCGCCGAGTTCAACAAGACGTACCCCAAGGTCAAGGTCGAGTTCGAGGCCCTCACCAACTACGAGGCCGAGGTCAAGATCCGGATGAACACCGAGAACTACGGTGACGTCCTGCTGATCCCCGCGGTCATCAAGAAGGCCGACTACCCGAGGTTCTTCGCCTCGCTGGGCACCGCGGCCGAGCGCGGCAAGAAGTACCGCTTCACCGACTACACCACCGTCGACGGCAAGGTCTACGGACAGAGCCCGATCGGCGTGGCCCCCGGGTTCGTCTACAACAAGCGGATCTGGAAGGAGGCCGGGGTCACCGAATGGCCCACCACCCCGGCCGAGTTCATCCAGGACCTCAAGGCCATCAAGGCGAAGACCGACGCGATCCCGTACTACACCAACTTCGCGGCCGGCTGGACGCTCACCTCGTGGACGTATGTCGACGGCGCCGTCCACTGCGATCCGCAGGCCACCACCGAGCTCGCCGACGGCGACCCGTGGGCGAAGGGCGCCGACCTGCGCGTCGGCGACACCCTGCTCCACGACATCGTGAAGGCGGGCCTGGTCGAGAAGGACCCCACGACCAGCAACTGGGAGGAGTCCAAGCCCCGTACCGCCAAGGGCGAGATCGCCACCCAGTGGCTCGGCACCTGGGCGATCGTGCAGTTCCGGGACGCCGCCGAGAAGGCCGGGGTGAACCCCGACGACATCGGCTTCATGCCCTTCCCGTCCCAGACGGACGGGAAGTTCTGCGCGACGGTGGCGCCGGACTACAACCAGGCCGTCAACGTCCACTCGAAGCACAAGGAGGCCGCCCGCGCCTGGATCGACTGGTTCACCGACAAGTCCACGTACGGGCGGGACAACCTGGCCATCTCGCCGCTGAAGAACGCCTCCATGCCCGAGGTCCTCAAGCCGTACGAGGAGCGGGGCGTGAAGCTCATCGAGGTCGACGACTCCAAGGGCGCCCGGGTCAAGCAGCTCGACAGCGACTCGGAGGTGGGCATCTACGCCCCCGAGTACCGCCAGAACCTCGTCGACCTCGCCCGCGGAGCCCGCAAGGGCAGCCTCGACAGCTTCCTCGGCGACCTCAGCAAGCGCTGGACGGACGCCCAGAAGAACCTGGGGTCCTGA
- a CDS encoding DUF3000 domain-containing protein: MAAAQGRLSDDSGGMDDAKGSDRDGSGAAPPAFQAAVQALRGSRLRPQIEIEPTRAPQRLAPHAYALEATVVDGDQDLADGRLVLLHDPDGHDAWRGTFRLVTLVRAELEPEMAADPLLPEVCWSWLTGALSARGLSYGEPSGTVTRASSHYFGGLSERPAASQIEIRASWTPREGLGGVPDTAGHLMSWCDLLAQVAGLPPAGPGDASVVTLPQRRDPQAR, encoded by the coding sequence ATGGCTGCGGCACAGGGACGACTGTCGGACGACTCGGGCGGAATGGACGACGCGAAGGGGAGTGACCGGGATGGGAGCGGTGCGGCTCCGCCGGCCTTCCAGGCCGCGGTTCAAGCCCTGCGCGGCAGTCGGCTGCGGCCGCAGATCGAGATCGAGCCGACCCGGGCGCCCCAGCGGCTCGCCCCGCACGCGTACGCGTTGGAGGCGACCGTCGTCGACGGCGACCAGGACCTCGCCGACGGGCGGCTCGTGCTGCTGCACGACCCGGACGGCCACGACGCCTGGCGGGGCACCTTCCGGCTGGTGACGCTGGTGCGCGCGGAGCTGGAGCCGGAAATGGCCGCCGACCCGCTGCTGCCCGAGGTCTGCTGGTCGTGGCTGACCGGCGCGCTCTCGGCGCGCGGGCTGTCGTACGGCGAACCGAGCGGCACCGTCACGCGCGCGAGCTCGCACTACTTCGGCGGTCTGTCCGAGCGCCCCGCGGCCTCGCAGATCGAGATCCGGGCCTCCTGGACGCCCCGTGAGGGCCTGGGCGGGGTGCCGGACACGGCGGGCCACCTGATGTCCTGGTGCGACCTGTTGGCCCAGGTCGCGGGCCTGCCGCCGGCCGGGCCGGGTGACGCGTCGGTGGTGACGTTGCCACAGCGACGGGACCCGCAAGCCCGCTGA
- a CDS encoding rhomboid family intramembrane serine protease has product MVIPVHDVNPVRRTPVVTYALIAANVLVFLYTPGLAGSVAGDSSVSQLCHLQAFLDHWAAIPQELIHHQMPRLVPTGEVGTSAQGAAGCVVAPPDYDKSPALSVLTAMFLHGGWLHLLGNMLFLLIFGNNVEDRMGHVRFSLFYVVCGYAASYGFALLNDDSGDPLIGASGAIAGVLGAYLVLYPKARVWVLVPFLVFLPLRLPAWLVLGFWFVLQAFYSSGEGVSAAGTVAYAAHVVGFLAGMLLAWPLKPGTPPPPEPRGLLFGRKARPRHTW; this is encoded by the coding sequence GTGGTCATCCCCGTCCATGACGTGAACCCCGTGCGCCGCACCCCCGTGGTGACGTATGCGCTCATCGCCGCGAACGTCCTCGTGTTCCTGTACACGCCCGGCCTGGCCGGCTCCGTGGCGGGCGACAGCAGCGTGTCGCAGCTGTGCCACCTCCAGGCGTTCCTGGACCACTGGGCGGCGATCCCGCAGGAGTTGATCCACCATCAGATGCCGAGGCTCGTCCCCACGGGCGAGGTCGGCACCAGCGCACAGGGCGCGGCGGGGTGTGTGGTGGCCCCGCCGGACTACGACAAGTCCCCCGCCCTGTCGGTCCTGACGGCGATGTTCCTGCACGGCGGCTGGCTGCACCTGCTGGGCAACATGCTGTTCCTGCTGATCTTCGGCAACAACGTCGAGGACCGCATGGGGCATGTGCGCTTCTCGCTGTTCTACGTCGTCTGCGGCTACGCGGCGTCGTACGGCTTCGCGCTGCTCAACGACGACTCGGGCGACCCGCTGATCGGCGCCTCGGGGGCCATCGCCGGTGTCCTGGGCGCCTATCTGGTGCTGTATCCGAAGGCCAGGGTGTGGGTCCTGGTGCCCTTCCTGGTGTTCCTGCCGCTCAGACTGCCGGCCTGGCTGGTGCTGGGCTTCTGGTTCGTGCTCCAGGCGTTCTACTCGTCAGGGGAGGGCGTCTCCGCGGCGGGCACGGTGGCGTACGCGGCGCACGTCGTCGGCTTCCTCGCCGGGATGCTGCTCGCCTGGCCGCTGAAGCCGGGCACTCCCCCGCCGCCGGAACCACGCGGCCTGCTCTTCGGCAGGAAGGCGCGGCCCCGGCACACGTGGTGA
- a CDS encoding response regulator transcription factor, with product MSVLLEQPASLVAYRPNKPTAMVVVADPRVRSTVTRHLWALGVRDVIEASSVAEARPRIGSPRDICVADVHLPDGSGLTLLSETRAAGWPNGLALSAADDIGAVRNALAGGVKGYVVTGTRTNLGLPTRPGAAPIGAAAARMHRRPPGAPSHPGGYRELSGREVEVLRLVAEGQSNKAIGVSMGLSALTVKSHLARIARKLGTGDRAGMVAVALRTGIIH from the coding sequence GTGTCCGTTCTCCTCGAGCAGCCCGCAAGCCTGGTCGCCTACCGCCCGAACAAGCCCACCGCCATGGTGGTCGTGGCCGACCCGCGCGTCCGATCCACCGTCACCCGTCACCTCTGGGCGCTCGGTGTGCGCGATGTCATTGAAGCCTCGTCCGTGGCGGAGGCCCGTCCCCGTATCGGCAGTCCCAGAGACATCTGCGTCGCCGACGTCCATCTCCCCGACGGCTCCGGCCTCACCCTGCTGTCGGAAACCCGCGCCGCGGGCTGGCCCAACGGGCTCGCCCTCTCCGCGGCCGACGACATCGGCGCCGTACGCAACGCCCTCGCGGGCGGAGTCAAGGGCTATGTCGTCACCGGCACCCGGACCAACCTCGGGCTCCCCACCCGACCGGGAGCCGCCCCCATCGGCGCCGCCGCCGCCCGTATGCACCGCCGCCCCCCGGGTGCCCCGAGCCACCCGGGCGGCTACCGCGAGCTCTCCGGCCGTGAGGTCGAGGTGCTGCGGCTGGTGGCCGAAGGGCAGTCCAACAAGGCGATCGGCGTCTCGATGGGCCTGTCCGCACTGACCGTCAAGAGCCACCTCGCCCGGATCGCCCGCAAGCTCGGCACGGGAGACCGTGCCGGGATGGTGGCGGTGGCTCTCCGTACCGGCATCATCCACTGA